The genomic window TTTCTCACCTCATGCAACCATTGTTTGTAATCTGCCATCTTCTATATACAAACACACAATGAAATTGACGCGAAGCTATACGATAAACGATTTGATGGAAGGCTGCAAAGCTGGCGACCGGAAGATGCAGGAGCTGCTTTACAAGCAAACCGCATCGAAGATGTTGGCCGTTTGTATGCGCTATGCCAAAGATAGGATGGAGGCAGAAGATGTGCTGCAGATGGGATATATTAAAATTTTCCAGAAAATAAAAGAGTATAGGGGCGATGGTTCTTTTGAAGGCTGGATTAGAAGGGTTATGGTGAACACTGCAATTGAAAGTTACCGTAAAAATTTACGCAGCTTAAATGTGGTAGAAATAGATGAAGCTTACGAGCAACCATCAACCGGATTTGATTTTGGCACTTTAGGAATGCAGGATTTAATGAAGGTGATACAAAAATTGGCAGATGGTTACCGCATGGTTTTTAACATGTACGTAATTGAAGGTTATTCGCACAAAGAAATTGGAGAAACGCTTGGGATCTCAGAAGGCGCGAGTAAATCGCAACTATCGAGAGCAAGGGCAATATTAAAAGAAGAAATTATAAAAATGGAGGGATTTGGTTATGCAACCTATACGGGATAAGGATTTTGATCAGTTATTTAAGGATGCTTTTGCTGATGCAGAAGTAGCACCTTCTAGGGATTTATGGAGCAGTATTGAAAGCGAAATAACACCTAAGAAAAAAAGAATCATACCGATTTATTGGTTATCGGCAGCCGCTGTGTTATTAATTGCTACACTTGGCGTTTTGGTTTATCAACAACAAGATAATACTGACGGAGATAAAAAATTGGCCAGTAACACCATTGAAAAAGTTAAACCAGCGGTACGGGTACAGACCACTAAAGATTCTTCGGCTGCAATTGTTGCGCCAGTTGAAAATATAACACCAGTTTTGCCAGTTCAACCTAAGGCGGTAAGTGCTATTGCCAAAACAAAGGTGAAACAAAACGTTAAACCAGCTGTGGAGCAACAGCGGATAGTTACGGCCCCTGAAATGCAAAGGCAAGAAACAATTGTAGCTAAAGTAGAAGAACCTAAAAAGGATATTAAAACAAGAATCGAAGAGGCGATTTTACAGCCAAAAGAAGAGGTTGTAACTGCGCTTGTTGCAACGCCAGTTAAAACGGATGAACCTGTTAACGATAACGAACAGAGCAATAGAGGTATCCGTAATGTTGGCGATGTGGTAAACCTCATTGTTAATAAAATGGACAAAAGAAAAGATAAGCTGATCCAGTTTCGTACGGATGATGATGATTCTTCTTTAGCATCGATCAATATAGGCCCATTTAAAATAGGTAAACGCAATAAGAAGTAAGCTAGGATTAAATCGGGATTAACAGATTTTAGGATACGACATTCAAACCATTCACTCATTCAATAATTCAATAAAACACACACATACATGAAACGTCTAATTTATACAACACTTTTGGTAAGCGGGCTTGCCGGTGTTATGGCTCCAGGTGCTTTTGCACAACAAGATACAGTAGTTAAAGATAGCATAGTAAAAAGAAAAAAAAGTTTTTCGCTAAACATGACCTTGAATGGTGGTGAGAACAAAAAAAGCGATTCAACTGTCGCTGCATCAAAAAAAGGCCGTTTTGTGGGTGGGATTACTTTTACCAGGGTTGATTGGGGGTTCTCCAGGTTAATTGACAATGGCAGTTTCAACTTATCTCCAAACAACGATTTTTTGGATTTATAAAGGTGGCAAAACCAGTACTTTCTCTTTCGATGTTCTGCAATTTGGCTATCGTTTCAACTCTAACTTTAAGGTTTATGTAGCCGGTGGTTTCGACTGGACATTGATCCGCTTACGAAAAGACATTACTATTGCTAAAAATTCTAACGAATTTGTATATACCGATCAGGCACCTGTACATTTTTCAAAAAACCGTTTCTCGAGCAGCTATGTACATATTCCATTAAACTTCGAATTCCGTACCAGCGAAAACAAAAACAGCAAAAGATTTTACCTGGTTTTAGGTCCGGAGGTTAGCTTTTTGCTAAATGGAAAAATTAAACAGATAAGCGAAGAACGTGGTAAAGAAAAACAATATGATAGCTACCACTTTCAATCGGTTCGTTACGGAGGTACAGTTAGATTTGGCTATGGTGGTATAGGATTATTTACCAAGTATTACTTTAACGATATGTTTACTACCGCTCAACAAGCTGGCTTAAAGAACATGAGCTTCGGGGTTACCTTCGGATTAAATTAAAACAGCAACACACAAATAAAACAGATCCTGTTTCGGTTAGGCGAGACAGGATTTTTTGTTTTATAATGTTTTTAGAAACATTGTAGGCGTTAATACACTTAGCTTACTCCTTTTGTAGTCTTTAATATTTCGCGTAATTATAGCATTAATTGATCCATGGTTTTCAGCCGAAAAATTTTGGAGTGCATCTTCAAAATCTGTGAATTCAGAATCGATTGAAGTCAAAATAACATTTTTGTCAATTATTAAAATATCTAAAAAAGTAAATAATATCTTAAAGTCGGCCAAAATATCTTTATGACTAAAGTGTTTTCTCAACAAATAATACGTGTTGGCTATTATTAAACCGGAAACAAAACCATTGATTTTTTGGTTGACACATAAATTCAGAATTTTTGATGAATCAATAAAAAATGGTTCTCGTTTCAGAAAAAAATCAAGTAAAACATCAGAATCAATGAGAATGTTATCTTTCATTATTATTTAAATATTTTTGATATTTCTCATCCCTGACTTTCTCTAGTTCTTTTTTATAATCATAATCATCAGGTAGTTCTACTTTCGGGCGGAGCATCAAAGATTTTATGATTGGAGAAAGCTCATCATCGTCTTTTACAATCTCTTCTTTTTTGATAACAGCTTTTAAATAATTTTCTACCACTGCAGATAGGCTTCTGCCTTGCTGTTCTGCATAAGCTTTTGCCTGTTTAATAACAGACTTATCTATAGTTAAGGTTAGTTTAGTGTTCATGGCCTTATAATTGCTGATGTATTGATGTAAAGATACATAGATGCTTGGATACGTGCAAAAATAAAATATAACGCACGTGTGATTTTGTTTGCACCTTAAGCCTTCCACCTTAAAACCCTCTACCTTTTTCTTATCTTTACCACGTGAGCAATACCATAATCAACGTTAAAAATTTAACCAAGCAATATCAGGCAGAACAGGCCGGTGGGATTAAAAATGTAAGTTTCGAAATCAAAAGAGGCGATATAGTGGCCATAATCGGAGAGAGTGGAAGTGGAAAATCGACCTTACTGAAATCTATTTACGGATTGCTGAAAACCGATGAGGGCGAAATCTTTTTCGAAGATCAAAGGGTTAAAGGCCCTGATGAACAACTCATCCCGGGCCACAAACAGATGAAGATGGTTACGCAGGATTTTTCGTTAAATATTTATGCGAAGGTTTACGATAATATTGCCTCACAACTATCGAACACCGACCTTAAAACCAAAGCCGATAAAACGCTCCAGATTATGGAACATCTTCGGATTTCGCCACTCCAGAACAAAAAAATTATCGAGCTGAGTGGGGGAGAGCAGCAGCGGGTGGCTATAGCAAAAGCAATGGTTGCCGATACACAGGTTTTACTTTTAGACGAACCTTTTAGTCAGGTTGATGCGCTACTTAAGAATCAACTGCGTGCCGATATTAAACGAGTAGCCTCCGAAACTGGTGTTACCGTAATTTTGGTTTCTCACGATCCGGCTGATGGTTTGTTTTTGGCCGATCAGTTACTTATCCTAAAAAATGGCGAGCTATTACAAACAGGAAAACCAGCTGACATTTATCAGCACCCAAAACACATTTATACCGCTCAAATTTTAGGCAATGCTGTGGTTTTATCAAAAGCCGATGCCGAAAAAATTGGTTTAAAAACGGAAAAAGAATTCGTCGTGTTTTATCCCGAATGGGCTGAAATAAGCAATAGTTGGAGCAGCAGGCGCTATGAGGTAAAGGATGTATACTACAAAGGTTTT from Flavobacterium sp. W4I14 includes these protein-coding regions:
- a CDS encoding RNA polymerase sigma factor (sigma-70 family) (product_source=TIGR02937; cath_funfam=1.10.10.10,1.10.1740.10; cog=COG1595; pfam=PF04542,PF08281; superfamily=88659,88946; tigrfam=TIGR02937) is translated as MKLTRSYTINDLMEGCKAGDRKMQELLYKQTASKMLAVCMRYAKDRMEAEDVLQMGYIKIFQKIKEYRGDGSFEGWIRRVMVNTAIESYRKNLRSLNVVEIDEAYEQPSTGFDFGTLGMQDLMKVIQKLADGYRMVFNMYVIEGYSHKEIGETLGISEGASKSQLSRARAILKEEIIKMEGFGYATYTG
- a CDS encoding putative nucleic acid-binding protein (product_source=COG1848; cog=COG1848; pfam=PF13470; superfamily=88723), with translation MKDNILIDSDVLLDFFLKREPFFIDSSKILNLCVNQKINGFVSGLIIANTYYLLRKHFSHKDILADFKILFTFLDILIIDKNVILTSIDSEFTDFEDALQNFSAENHGSINAIITRNIKDYKRSKLSVLTPTMFLKTL
- a CDS encoding cytoskeletal protein RodZ (product_source=COG1426; cath_funfam=3.30.1180.10; cog=COG1426; superfamily=47973; transmembrane_helix_parts=Outside_1_42,TMhelix_43_65,Inside_66_252), translating into MQPIRDKDFDQLFKDAFADAEVAPSRDLWSSIESEITPKKKRIIPIYWLSAAAVLLIATLGVLVYQQQDNTDGDKKLASNTIEKVKPAVRVQTTKDSSAAIVAPVENITPVLPVQPKAVSAIAKTKVKQNVKPAVEQQRIVTAPEMQRQETIVAKVEEPKKDIKTRIEEAILQPKEEVVTALVATPVKTDEPVNDNEQSNRGIRNVGDVVNLIVNKMDKRKDKLIQFRTDDDDSSLASINIGPFKIGKRNKK
- a CDS encoding hypothetical protein (product_source=Hypo-rule applied; cath_funfam=3.30.465.10; pfam=PF13568; superfamily=56925), translated to MAVSTYLQTTIFWIYKGGKTSTFSFDVLQFGYRFNSNFKVYVAGGFDWTLIRLRKDITIAKNSNEFVYTDQAPVHFSKNRFSSSYVHIPLNFEFRTSENKNSKRFYLVLGPEVSFLLNGKIKQISEERGKEKQYDSYHFQSVRYGGTVRFGYGGIGLFTKYYFNDMFTTAQQAGLKNMSFGVTFGLN
- a CDS encoding ABC-type sugar transport system ATPase subunit (product_source=COG3839; cath_funfam=3.40.50.300; cog=COG3839; pfam=PF00005; smart=SM00382; superfamily=52540), producing the protein MSNTIINVKNLTKQYQAEQAGGIKNVSFEIKRGDIVAIIGESGSGKSTLLKSIYGLLKTDEGEIFFEDQRVKGPDEQLIPGHKQMKMVTQDFSLNIYAKVYDNIASQLSNTDLKTKADKTLQIMEHLRISPLQNKKIIELSGGEQQRVAIAKAMVADTQVLLLDEPFSQVDALLKNQLRADIKRVASETGVTVILVSHDPADGLFLADQLLILKNGELLQTGKPADIYQHPKHIYTAQILGNAVVLSKADAEKIGLKTEKEFVVFYPEWAEISNSWSSRRYEVKDVYYKGFYDELLLERNGINIRALQLNREEHKKNDHVQLNISRFLEF
- a CDS encoding hypothetical protein (product_source=Hypo-rule applied; cleavage_site_network=SignalP-noTM), producing the protein MKRLIYTTLLVSGLAGVMAPGAFAQQDTVVKDSIVKRKKSFSLNMTLNGGENKKSDSTVAASKKGRFVGGITFTRVDWGFSRLIDNGSFNLSPNNDFLDL
- a CDS encoding antitoxin component of RelBE/YafQ-DinJ toxin-antitoxin module (product_source=COG3077; cath_funfam=1.10.1220.10; cog=COG3077; pfam=PF19891; superfamily=47598) — its product is MNTKLTLTIDKSVIKQAKAYAEQQGRSLSAVVENYLKAVIKKEEIVKDDDELSPIIKSLMLRPKVELPDDYDYKKELEKVRDEKYQKYLNNNER